GCGCCCGGCTCGTGCGCTATGCTGCGTGCCACCATCCCACTCCCCGGAGGTTTCCGATGACCAAGCGGTGGACGTTGCTCCTGGCTCTCGTCGGTGTCGGCACGCTCGCGGCAGCGCTGCTCGCGGACGCGCAGGCGCCGATCAAGATCGGCGTCATCGAGCCGCTCTCGGGGGCGGTCGCGGCCTCTGGCAGCTACGTGCGCATGGGCGCCGAGATCGCGCGCGACTGGATCAACGCGCGCGGCGGCATCAACGGGCGGAAGGTCGAGCTGATCATCGAGGACAACAAGTCCGACCCCAAGGAGGCCGCGAGCGCGGCCGAGAAGCTCATCGTCCGCGACAAGGTGCCGGCGATCATGGGCGCCTGGGGCAGCTCGATGACGCTGGCCGCGATGCCGAAGCTCGAGGAGTACGGCGTCCCGATGGTCGTCGAGACCTCGAGCGCCGCGACGATCACCAAGCGCGGCAACCCGTGGATCTTCCGCATCAGCCCACCCTCCGAGATGGAGGCGCTCGGCCTCGAGCAATACGTCGAGCGGCTCGGCGTCCGGCGGGCCGACTTCCTTGCGGTGAACACGGACTGGGGGCGCGGCGCGATCGGCGCCTTCGGCGACATGCTGAAGAAGAAGGGCGTCGCCGTCGGCGCCGCCGAGTTCATGGATCAGGCCGCCACCGACATGAGCGCCCAGCTCACGAAGATCAAGGGCACGGGCGGCGACACGCTCTTCCTCACCACGGCCGTCGAGCAGATCACGCTCGTCCTCAAGCAGGCGCAGGAGCAGCGGCTCGCGCGCCGGGTCGTCACGACGGGCGGGAGCTCCTCACCGACGCAGCTCATCAAGCAGGCGGGTCCCGCGGCCGAGGGCAGCTACCACATCGTCTTCTTCATGCCCTGGTTCCCGGAGGCGATGCCCGACGGCAGGCTCGCGAAGGCGTTCGTGGACGAGTGGGCCAAGCGCGGCCACCCGTTCGAGGGCCTCACCGAGGGCTTCCGCGGCCACGACGGGATCGCCACGATCGCCGAGGCGATCCGCCTCGCGGGCGTGGACGAGCCCAAGGCGGTCCGCGACGCCCTCTGGCGGGTGAGCCTCATGGGCGTCAACGGCCCGATCAAGTTCGAGAAGGACGGCCCGGCGGGCAAGGAGAGCGGCCAGAGCCGGCCCAGCATCTTCGTCGTCCAGATCCGGGACGGCAAGGTGGCGCTGCCCGACTTTCTCGCGAAGAAGTAGCCGCGCG
This region of Candidatus Methylomirabilota bacterium genomic DNA includes:
- a CDS encoding ABC transporter substrate-binding protein, with translation MTKRWTLLLALVGVGTLAAALLADAQAPIKIGVIEPLSGAVAASGSYVRMGAEIARDWINARGGINGRKVELIIEDNKSDPKEAASAAEKLIVRDKVPAIMGAWGSSMTLAAMPKLEEYGVPMVVETSSAATITKRGNPWIFRISPPSEMEALGLEQYVERLGVRRADFLAVNTDWGRGAIGAFGDMLKKKGVAVGAAEFMDQAATDMSAQLTKIKGTGGDTLFLTTAVEQITLVLKQAQEQRLARRVVTTGGSSSPTQLIKQAGPAAEGSYHIVFFMPWFPEAMPDGRLAKAFVDEWAKRGHPFEGLTEGFRGHDGIATIAEAIRLAGVDEPKAVRDALWRVSLMGVNGPIKFEKDGPAGKESGQSRPSIFVVQIRDGKVALPDFLAKK